The DNA window GCAGGCCGCTGCCGTGGCGCAGACCACGAAGGCCGACGTCCGGCTGAGCTATGCCGAGATCCGCGCCCCGATGGCCGGCATCATCGACGTCCGCGCGGCGCAGGTGGGCGAGTTCGTCAACGCCGGCCAGGCCATCGTCACGCTGATCAATCCCGACAGCCTGTGGGTGCGCGCCGACGTCGAGGAAACCTATATCGACCGCGTGCGGCTCGGGGACACGCTCACCGTGCGCTTCCCGTCGGGCCAGGAACGGCCGGGCGTGGTGTTCTACCGCGGCGTGGACGCCGACTACGCCACCCAGCGCGACGTGAGCCAGACCAAGCGCGACATCAAGACGTTCGAAATCCGGCTGCGCGTGGACAACCGCGATCGCCGGCTGGCCGACGGGATGACGGCCTACGTCACGCTCCCCCTCGGCCGCGCGAAATGAAGGTCGCGATCGACGTCCGCGATATCACCAAGCGGTTCGGAGACTTCACCGCGGTCGACCACATTTCGTTCGCGGTGGACGAACGCGAGGTGTTCGGGCTGCTGGGCCCGAACGGCGCCGGCAAGTCCACCCTCATCCGCATGATGACGACGCTGCTGCAGCCCACGTCGGGCACGGCGATCGTGGGCGGATACGACATCACCGAGCAGCAGGACGACGTGCGGCGTTCGATCGGCGTCATTCCGCAGGCGATGACCAGCGATCTCGAACTCAGCGCCGCCGAGAACCTGCTCATCTTCGCCAAGCTGTACAGCGTGCCGCGCGAGAAGCGCAGGCGGCTCATCGCCGACCTGCTGGAGGCGGTCGAACTCACCCAGTGGGCCGACGCGCCGGTGAAGAACCTGTCGGGTGGCATGCGCCGGCGGGTGGAGATCGCCCGCGGACTCGTGCACGAGCCGAGCATCCTGTTCCTCGACGAGCCCACGACGGGACTCGACCCGGTGTCGCGCGTGTCGGTGTGGGAGATGTTGCGCAAGATCAAGGCCGAGCGTGACCTCACCGTGCTGCTCACCACCCACTACATGGACGAGGCCGACAAGCTGTGCGAGCGCGTCGCGATCGTCGATCACGGAAAGCTCATGGCCCTCGATTCGCCGATGAAGCTCAAGGCCGCCATTCCGGGGGAGAACACGCTCGAGGTGAGCTTCGCCGGGGCGCCCGCCGACTGGGGCGACCAACTCCGGGCCCTCCCGGGGGTGGACCACGTCGACGCCAAGCCGCCGGTGTTCCGCCTCACGTCGAACGCCGGGCCGGCGACCACCACCGCGATGCTCGCCGCGGCCACCGCGGCGGGCGTGGAGGTCAAGTCGCTGGCCGTCGAGAGCACGTCGCTCGACGACGTGTTCGTGCACTACACCGGCCACCAGCTGCGGGACGCGCTCCAGGAACAGCCGATGAGCGAGCGCCGCAGCATGGTCCGGAAGGGCCGGTAGCATGCAACGCGCCTGGGCCATCATCGAACGCGACCTGCGCCGGTTCCGCAGGAGCCCGATGCTCATCGTCATGTCGTTGTTCATGCCGGTGGTGCAGCTCGTCGTGCTGGGGCATGCCATCGGCGGCAACATCAAGCATCTCAAGGTCGCCCTGGTTGACCAGGACGGCGGCGTCCCTGCCGTGCGACTGCACGCGATGGCCAACGCGGTCACCGCGAACGCGGCCGTCTTCTCCATGGTGCCGTTCACCGACCGCGGCCAGGCCGTGACCGCGCTGCGGAACGGGAAGGTGGACGGGGTGCTGACCATCCCGCCCGACTTCTCCCGGCGCGTGCTGGCCGGCGACGATCCGCGCGTCGCGCTGATTGAAGACAACACCGACGCGTTCACCAGCGCCACGCTGGCCGGCGAGTTCTCCGGCATCCTCGGCGCCTACAACGCGCCGCCGCCCACCAGCAACCGGATTTCGCAGCAGGCCACGCTCGAGACGGTGGAGCTGTATCCGTACGTGCCGTACATCCAGTACCTGCTGCCCGGCACGATCGTCATGTCGATCTTCATGATGGTCATGATCGGCGGCGGCATCATCTTCATCGACGACAAGGCGCGGGGACTGCACGAAGGGTACCTCGTCACCCCGATCACGCGCCTCGAACTCATCATCGGGTTCAACGTGTCGGGCGCGATCAAGGCGATGCTGTCGGGCACGGTGCTCATGCTCATCGGCTCGGTGATCGCCGGGATCCCGAATCCGCTCGACCCGATGCGCCTGATGCGCCTGTTCGTCGTCATCGCGGTCTCGGCCGTCGCGCTCGTCAGCCTGATGTTCCTGTTCATGGTGCGCATGGAAGACCCGCTGCTGCCGCGGGCGCTGTTCGGCGTGCTCAACACGCTGCTCTGGTTCCCCAGCGGCGCCATCTACCCGACGGCGGCGTTTCCGGGGTGGATGCGGGCGATCGCCATCGTCGATCCGTTCACGTACGCTGTGAACGCCCTGCAAAGCCTGATCCTCAAGAACACCGGGTTCGCCGCGATCTGGCCCGATCTCGTGGTCCTGCTCGCCTTCTCGGCGGTCACGATGGGCGCCGCGACCTTGCTGTTCAAGCGAACCTTGTGATGAAACGGCCGCCCCGGGCACCGGCCAAGTCCCGCATGGCCCGCAGTGTGCCGGGCGCCGCCGCCGCGCACGCCGCGAGCGTCCGCGACGTCGCCACGCGCGAGCGGCTCGTGCAGGCGGCCGCGGCGCGGTTCGCCGAACACGGGTTCAACAACGTCAGCGTGCGCGACATCTGCCGCGACGCGGGCGCCAACGTGGCCGCCGTCAACTATCACTTCGGCGACAAGCTGGGGCTCTATCGCGAGGTCGTGAGCGAAGCCATCGCCGCAATGACCGCGACGAGCGGGTCGGCGATGATGGCACCCGATGACGCCCCTCCCGAAGCGCGGATCCGCCACTACGTGCGCGTGTATCTCCCCCGGATTGCGGGGCGCGACGCCACGGCCGGCGACGCCCGCGTGGGGTGGATCCACAAGCTCATGCGGCACGAGAGTTCCGAGCCCACGCCGTTGGCTCCCTGGATCGCCGAGCAGGCCATCCTGCCGCGGGTGGAGTATCTGAGTCGCGTAGTCGCCGAGCTCCTCGCCTGCGACGTCGCCGATCCGCGCGTGCGCCGCTGCGTGATCAGCATCCAGGCGCAGTGCCTGTTCTACGCGCCCGACAAGTTTCGCGACGCGGCGTTTCCGGGATGGCCGCCCAGCGGCGCCGAGCTGGCTGCCGCTGCGGAGCACATCGTCGAGTTCTCGCTGGCCGGTATCGGGCGGATCGCCGACCACCCGTAGCGCACGCGGCGGCCGGCGATCCGCACTGGCCCGGCCTATTGAATGCCGAGGTGCAGCTTGAGGAACGCCACGGTGCGCGGCCAGGCGTCCTTGGCCGCCTCGAGGTTGGCCTGCTCCTGCTCCGGGTTCCGCTGCGGCTGGACCGGATCGTCCTGCGCCCGCATGAAGCCGTGGATCGCGCCCGGATAGTTGCGGCCGAAATAGTCCTTGCCCATCGCGTGCATCGCCGAGTCCACGGCCGGCATCGCGGCACCGATCCGTGCGTCCTTGGCGCCGCTCAGCAGCATGACCGGCACCCGGATCTTGGCCAGCGAATCGGCATTCGGCACCGCGCCGTTCATGTACGGAAGCCCATAGTACGCGACCCCGCCGGAAAATCCCGGGATCCCCTCGTTGGTCGCGTACTGCCACGTCGTCGCGCCGCCCCAGCAGAATCCGATCACCGCGTACTTGGGCTCGGCCGACGGCAGCGACATCGCGTACCGGGCCGCCGCCGTGACCCCCATATTCTTCTCGGCGTTGCTCACACCCCGGATGAGCTTCACAGCGGAATCGGCCTTGAGTTCGTCTGCCGAAGGGCCGCCCCGCGCACGCGAGAGAAGATCGGGCGCAATCGCAATGAATCCCTCCGCCGCTGCCTGGTCGGCCACCGCGCGCACCCAGGTGGAGAGGCCGAAGATTTCGTGCACGACCACGACCACCGGGGAGTGCGCGCGCGCGGTGACCGGATACACCACCCACGCCATGAGCGAGTCCTGGGAGCCCGGCTCCCAGGCGATCTTGACCCATTCGGCGTGCCGCGGGCTCGCGTCGATGCGCGCTGCTGCGGCGTTGGCGCTCGCCGGGAGGCCCGGGTGGCCCTGCCGACCGCCGCGCGTGGCACCCGGGTTCACCACTGGCGCGGCCATCTCGGCAGCCGACATCATCGCCATGTGGTTGTCGCCCGCCGCCGGCGACGCCGATTGAAGCGGTGACGCGGAATTCGGCACCCGGTGTTGGAGGGTGCAGGCCGAGAGAGCGAGGGCGGCGAAGGCCGCCATGCGGCAAGGGCGGGATGCGAACATGAGGCATTCCTGGAAAGGCGGTCTGGCAATGCTACTGCGCACGCGATGATTTCGGAAGCTGATCCCTGTCGTTTGGCGAAGCGGCCCTGCAAAAGGGTCAGGCCCGATCAGAATATCAGCCCGAAGCTGACGGGCACGATCCGCGTTCCCGTCTGCGTCATCGTGTGGACACGCGCCTCGACGTAGGCCGAGACGTTGCCCACCGGGAAGCGGATGCCACCACCGACGTTCCACCCCGTGAGCGCCCGATCCCGCAGATCGAACCCCACGACGCCGCCCGGCGTGGGGCCCGACTCTGTCGGCAGATGAACGGTATAGAACCCGTATCCCCCAATCGCGTACAGAGTGGCCGGCGCCCGGCGTCGGCGCGCGTGCCGCGGCAGCAGCCGGGAGTAGGTGAGGTTGAGCGTGAGCCCGGAAACCCATGACTGGCGCCCGCATCCCGCGGCACCCGTGCAGACCACGATGTAGTTGTGCTTGCCGTTGAACGCGTCGTACAGACCTTCGACGCGGAACCCCAACGATGACGCGCTCGGCGTAACGCCGATGCCGGCCGTCAGGTTGTAACCGACGGGGTTGCGGTTGGCCAGGTCGCCGGTGGGAAACGTCGGACCGATGCCGAGGTTGAACTCGGGGCCGGACCGTTGAGCGGCAGCCAGGCCGGGAACGGCAACGAAGGCGGCCGCGAGCACGAGCGAGTGGAAGTGTCGCATCATCATTGATCTCTGAATACAGTGGTCGGTCGTGAGACCCCCGGTAGCGAGGGACGTTCCTCTCGTGGGTGAGCCCCCGGGCGCCGGCGGTTCCTCTCACTCGCTAGTCAAGGCCTCCGTGGGACTGATCGCCGCCGCCTGTCGAGCGGGCGTCCAGGCCGCGATTCCAGCCACGGCGAGGATGATTCCGACCGCCCCGACCAGCGACCCCGGATCGACGGGGCGTACGCCGAACACCAGATTGCCGAGCAGTCGCGAGAATCCCAGAAACAGCACGAGGCCTGCGAGCGCTCCGGCGGCGGCGATGTGCTGCGCGCGCCGGAGGATCATGCGCGTTGCTCGCGACGGCATCAGTCCCAGCGCGATGCGCACGGCGATCTCCCGCCGCCGCAAGCTCACGACGTACGCGATCACCCCATAGATCCCGACGAGGCTCAACGCCAACGTCGCGATGGCGCCCACCGCGAGCACGAGCAGTGCGAAGCTCATGCGACCTCCGGCATCCGCCACCGTCCCGGCGAGCGGCCGCGGATTGTAGATCGGAAGCGACGGGTCGATCTGCCGGATCACGCCTTGAAGCGTTTTCGCCGAGACCGGACTGTCGGCGCGCGTCCGCACCACGAACCCCATCGCACCGCTGCCCATCCAGGTGTCCACGGAATCGGTGGCCGACGTTTCGGGGAAGTAGATGTTGGTGGTCGGCCCCGCCGTGAGCGACGTGTCGCGGACGCCGCCTACCACGCCCACGATCGTGAACCACGGGCCCTGCGGGAGGACGCGGATCCGGCGCCCCAGCGCCTCGCGTCCCGACGCATCGTGCCAGTAGTGCAGGGCGAAACCCTGGCTCACCACCACGGTGTTCCGTCCGTCGGTGCCGTCTGCCGGCTTGAAGCTCCGGCCCGCCAATAGAGGAATCTGCATCGTCTGGAAATACGCATCGGTCGCGGCGACCGTGTTGTAGGCGGGTGGGAATCCATCGTTGGGAACTGGCACGCCGTCCACCCAGACGAGCCGTGCGCCCGTGCCATCGATCTCGAGCGGCAGCTTGGACGCGGCGCCGACCGAAACGACGCCGGGTAGTTCGCCGATCCGCCGGACGGCCTCTCGAAAAAAGGCAGCGGCTCTGGCGGGCGTAGGGTAGGCGATTGCCGGAGTCGCCGTCCAGAAGGTCATCACGTTCGCCGCATTGAAGCCTGGGCGCACTGCCGCGAGTTGGCGCAGGCTCCGCATCATCACGGCCGCGCCGCTCACCAGCACGACGGCCAGAGCCACCTGGACGGCCACGAACGCCGTGCGCAGCCGCTGGCGATCGCCGCCGCCGGTGCTCGAGCGCCCGCTCTCCCGGAGCGCGCCGATTCGGTCGGTCGTCCCGAGACGCGCCGCCGCCAGGATCGCACACCAGACTGCGAAGAGGCCCGTCAGCAGGATCGCCGCCGCTATGAGCGTTCCATCGACGCGCACTTCATTGAGTCGGGGAACGCCCGCCGGCGCGTAGCGAACCATGGCGCGCAGGCCCACCGCGCCCAATCCGAAGCCTGCCGCTCCTCCGATCAGCGTCAGGCCACCCGTCTCGATCACGAATCGGAGCCAGAGGTCCGAGGCCGGTGCACCAAGCGCCGTGCGAATGGCGAGGTCGCGGCGACGCGCTTCGATCCGAACCAGCACGAGCGAGGCCACGTTGCTGAACGCCACGAGCACCAGCAGCGCGACCGTTGCCGCGACCAGCCAGAGGACCTTGTCGAATCCGCCGATGACGTCGTCGCGCATCCAATGCACGACTGCCGTTATCCGAGCCTGCCGTAGCAGGTCCGCCGTTGAGATACCGGGACGCTGCTCCGGGTACGTCTGGGGTATCCGCTCGAGCACGCGCTGGAGGTCGCGTTGCGCCTCTGCCCGCGTGACGCCCGGACGCAGCCGGCCGATGGCGTTGTTCACGAAGGATCCCAGATACGCGCTCTGCGGATCGGGCCCGAACGGAATCCAGAGTTGAGTCGCCGGTTCAGGAAAGGCGAATGTTGCCGGGAGCACGCCCACGATCTCCCGATTCAGCCCTCCGACCTCGATCTCCTTGCCCAGAACGTCGGCGTGCCCGCCGAAACGGTCATGCCACATGCCTTCGCTGATCACCACGACCGGCGGCGCCCCGCGCGCATTGTCGGCTTCGTCGAGGGTGCGACCAAGCAATGGACGCACACCGAGCATCGAGAAGATGGAGGCGGTGACCACTCCGGCGCGAACGCGCTCCGGACTCAGCCTCGGGTCGGGGTAAACGACCGAGACAGCACTGGCGTCGTAC is part of the Gemmatimonadaceae bacterium genome and encodes:
- a CDS encoding ATP-binding cassette domain-containing protein; this translates as MKVAIDVRDITKRFGDFTAVDHISFAVDEREVFGLLGPNGAGKSTLIRMMTTLLQPTSGTAIVGGYDITEQQDDVRRSIGVIPQAMTSDLELSAAENLLIFAKLYSVPREKRRRLIADLLEAVELTQWADAPVKNLSGGMRRRVEIARGLVHEPSILFLDEPTTGLDPVSRVSVWEMLRKIKAERDLTVLLTTHYMDEADKLCERVAIVDHGKLMALDSPMKLKAAIPGENTLEVSFAGAPADWGDQLRALPGVDHVDAKPPVFRLTSNAGPATTTAMLAAATAAGVEVKSLAVESTSLDDVFVHYTGHQLRDALQEQPMSERRSMVRKGR
- a CDS encoding ABC-2 transporter permease, whose protein sequence is MQRAWAIIERDLRRFRRSPMLIVMSLFMPVVQLVVLGHAIGGNIKHLKVALVDQDGGVPAVRLHAMANAVTANAAVFSMVPFTDRGQAVTALRNGKVDGVLTIPPDFSRRVLAGDDPRVALIEDNTDAFTSATLAGEFSGILGAYNAPPPTSNRISQQATLETVELYPYVPYIQYLLPGTIVMSIFMMVMIGGGIIFIDDKARGLHEGYLVTPITRLELIIGFNVSGAIKAMLSGTVLMLIGSVIAGIPNPLDPMRLMRLFVVIAVSAVALVSLMFLFMVRMEDPLLPRALFGVLNTLLWFPSGAIYPTAAFPGWMRAIAIVDPFTYAVNALQSLILKNTGFAAIWPDLVVLLAFSAVTMGAATLLFKRTL
- a CDS encoding CerR family C-terminal domain-containing protein, which produces MKRPPRAPAKSRMARSVPGAAAAHAASVRDVATRERLVQAAAARFAEHGFNNVSVRDICRDAGANVAAVNYHFGDKLGLYREVVSEAIAAMTATSGSAMMAPDDAPPEARIRHYVRVYLPRIAGRDATAGDARVGWIHKLMRHESSEPTPLAPWIAEQAILPRVEYLSRVVAELLACDVADPRVRRCVISIQAQCLFYAPDKFRDAAFPGWPPSGAELAAAAEHIVEFSLAGIGRIADHP
- a CDS encoding dienelactone hydrolase family protein, with product MFASRPCRMAAFAALALSACTLQHRVPNSASPLQSASPAAGDNHMAMMSAAEMAAPVVNPGATRGGRQGHPGLPASANAAAARIDASPRHAEWVKIAWEPGSQDSLMAWVVYPVTARAHSPVVVVVHEIFGLSTWVRAVADQAAAEGFIAIAPDLLSRARGGPSADELKADSAVKLIRGVSNAEKNMGVTAAARYAMSLPSAEPKYAVIGFCWGGATTWQYATNEGIPGFSGGVAYYGLPYMNGAVPNADSLAKIRVPVMLLSGAKDARIGAAMPAVDSAMHAMGKDYFGRNYPGAIHGFMRAQDDPVQPQRNPEQEQANLEAAKDAWPRTVAFLKLHLGIQ
- a CDS encoding outer membrane beta-barrel protein → MMMRHFHSLVLAAAFVAVPGLAAAQRSGPEFNLGIGPTFPTGDLANRNPVGYNLTAGIGVTPSASSLGFRVEGLYDAFNGKHNYIVVCTGAAGCGRQSWVSGLTLNLTYSRLLPRHARRRRAPATLYAIGGYGFYTVHLPTESGPTPGGVVGFDLRDRALTGWNVGGGIRFPVGNVSAYVEARVHTMTQTGTRIVPVSFGLIF
- a CDS encoding ADOP family duplicated permease produces the protein MALQLRDTVRALLRARTFSAAVVATVGLAVGAGCAVFGLVDHVLLRPLPYPNADRLVGLWHSFPGVGISLGGQSPGTYFAYRRSAKVFEDIGSYDASAVSVVYPDPRLSPERVRAGVVTASIFSMLGVRPLLGRTLDEADNARGAPPVVVISEGMWHDRFGGHADVLGKEIEVGGLNREIVGVLPATFAFPEPATQLWIPFGPDPQSAYLGSFVNNAIGRLRPGVTRAEAQRDLQRVLERIPQTYPEQRPGISTADLLRQARITAVVHWMRDDVIGGFDKVLWLVAATVALLVLVAFSNVASLVLVRIEARRRDLAIRTALGAPASDLWLRFVIETGGLTLIGGAAGFGLGAVGLRAMVRYAPAGVPRLNEVRVDGTLIAAAILLTGLFAVWCAILAAARLGTTDRIGALRESGRSSTGGGDRQRLRTAFVAVQVALAVVLVSGAAVMMRSLRQLAAVRPGFNAANVMTFWTATPAIAYPTPARAAAFFREAVRRIGELPGVVSVGAASKLPLEIDGTGARLVWVDGVPVPNDGFPPAYNTVAATDAYFQTMQIPLLAGRSFKPADGTDGRNTVVVSQGFALHYWHDASGREALGRRIRVLPQGPWFTIVGVVGGVRDTSLTAGPTTNIYFPETSATDSVDTWMGSGAMGFVVRTRADSPVSAKTLQGVIRQIDPSLPIYNPRPLAGTVADAGGRMSFALLVLAVGAIATLALSLVGIYGVIAYVVSLRRREIAVRIALGLMPSRATRMILRRAQHIAAAGALAGLVLFLGFSRLLGNLVFGVRPVDPGSLVGAVGIILAVAGIAAWTPARQAAAISPTEALTSE